One segment of Candidatus Paceibacterota bacterium DNA contains the following:
- a CDS encoding ABC transporter ATP-binding protein codes for MSSLIKTSGLTKIFNTDGVETRALFGIDLEVKRGEFLAIMGPSGSGKSTLLHILGFLDSFTTGEFYFDGKSVGGFMEDELAKLRNNQIGFIFQSFNLLARDSVFENVRLPLLYSEIPENQWNEIVEKSVESVGLSHRRDYPTAKLSGGEKQRVAIARALVCNPQIIFADEPTGNLDSKSGQLVMDIIQKLSTEDGRTVILVTHETYTSQYAERIITLKDGRLESDRRVEKRHIVGVGFKK; via the coding sequence ATGAGTTCTTTAATTAAGACTAGTGGGTTGACCAAGATTTTTAATACAGATGGTGTTGAGACCCGTGCTCTTTTTGGTATTGACCTTGAAGTCAAAAGGGGGGAGTTTTTAGCGATTATGGGACCGTCCGGTTCTGGTAAGTCAACCCTGCTTCATATTCTGGGTTTTCTAGATAGTTTTACCACCGGAGAATTTTATTTTGACGGCAAGTCTGTCGGTGGTTTTATGGAAGATGAATTGGCAAAACTAAGAAATAATCAAATTGGTTTTATTTTTCAATCTTTTAATCTTTTGGCACGAGATAGTGTCTTTGAGAATGTTCGTTTACCTCTTTTGTATTCGGAAATTCCAGAAAACCAGTGGAATGAAATTGTCGAAAAGTCCGTAGAATCAGTTGGTCTTTCGCATAGAAGGGATTATCCCACAGCCAAATTATCTGGTGGAGAAAAACAACGTGTTGCAATCGCTAGAGCATTAGTTTGCAATCCGCAGATCATTTTTGCTGACGAGCCGACCGGAAACTTGGATTCAAAATCTGGGCAATTAGTAATGGATATCATCCAAAAACTTTCTACTGAAGATGGTAGAACAGTTATTCTCGTGACTCATGAGACCTACACTTCACAGTATGCTGAGAGAATCATAACTCTCAAAGATGGCAGATTAGAAAGTGACAGGAGGGTTGAAAAACGACACATTGTAGGGGTTGGATTCAAAAAATAA
- a CDS encoding efflux RND transporter periplasmic adaptor subunit, with amino-acid sequence MKSFFKKPGGIIFIAGALILIGSLFFLLNRQHETLDTATVKIANLKQEVSVVGRVKPALAVNLSFDLSGRIASIPVEIGQQVSRGEVLMQLDVRDASRDVRNAEISLEDAYLSLERIRREETSRLSTRQSAEAELRRLFEEAFGLFNVIYDEVPHRIRNLETAFEKRFSETEGNIDYYNQIVRFYYPMHFRTEKYEPSYLTIRQKINNNFNQYKQISRFSPLPVLEVFLDQAYETINSTADFIRESRDVIVLYRQIITEENLTPNKISVATTETQRDEISDLSLKLDEYTILLFSIRQRIKDQQEKVFGTELDLRAQELSIRGRQNDLEAARDRFADHFLRAPFDGVVTSLHNRNVGELISANVPAVSLISESNFEIEANVPEADIAKIKIKDHATLTLDAYAGSVFFEAEVSDIDPAETIIEGLSTYKVTFQFKSEDSRIKSGMTADLLVLTDKRENVLVIPQRAVFNKDGQSAVKVIRDNGETNEVFIQTGLRGSDGNVEVLRGLNEGDRIVISF; translated from the coding sequence ATGAAAAGTTTTTTCAAAAAACCCGGCGGAATTATTTTTATAGCCGGTGCTTTAATTTTGATTGGTTCTTTATTTTTTCTCTTAAATCGTCAACACGAGACCCTAGATACTGCTACTGTAAAAATAGCGAATTTAAAACAAGAAGTTAGTGTGGTTGGTCGAGTTAAGCCGGCTTTAGCTGTCAATCTTTCTTTTGATTTGTCTGGCAGGATTGCCTCCATTCCGGTTGAAATCGGACAACAAGTCTCTCGCGGAGAAGTGCTAATGCAGTTGGATGTTAGAGATGCAAGTAGGGATGTTAGAAACGCTGAGATAAGTTTAGAAGATGCTTATCTTTCTTTAGAACGTATCAGGCGGGAAGAAACCAGCCGGTTGTCAACTAGGCAATCGGCCGAAGCCGAACTACGCCGATTGTTTGAGGAGGCCTTCGGTTTGTTCAACGTTATCTACGATGAAGTGCCACACAGAATAAGAAATTTGGAGACCGCCTTTGAAAAAAGGTTTAGCGAGACAGAAGGCAATATTGATTATTACAATCAGATTGTTCGGTTTTATTACCCCATGCATTTCCGAACAGAAAAATACGAACCCTCATATCTTACGATTCGACAAAAAATTAATAACAACTTCAATCAGTATAAGCAAATTAGCCGATTTTCTCCGCTACCCGTTCTGGAGGTTTTTTTGGACCAGGCCTATGAGACTATAAATTCAACTGCTGATTTTATTCGGGAATCTAGAGATGTAATCGTGCTTTATAGGCAAATTATTACCGAAGAAAACTTGACCCCAAATAAAATTTCAGTTGCTACAACAGAAACCCAGCGCGATGAAATTTCGGATTTATCCTTAAAACTAGATGAATACACAATCTTACTCTTTTCCATCAGACAGAGAATTAAAGACCAGCAAGAAAAAGTTTTTGGCACCGAACTTGATTTGCGGGCTCAGGAGCTTTCTATCAGAGGGCGACAGAATGATTTGGAAGCCGCTCGCGATCGGTTTGCTGATCATTTTTTAAGAGCGCCTTTTGACGGGGTGGTAACTTCTTTACACAATAGAAATGTTGGAGAATTAATTTCAGCGAATGTTCCGGCGGTTTCTTTAATTTCCGAATCTAATTTTGAAATTGAGGCGAATGTGCCAGAAGCCGACATTGCTAAAATCAAAATTAAAGATCATGCCACTTTGACTCTTGATGCTTACGCCGGCTCGGTGTTTTTTGAGGCGGAAGTTTCAGATATAGACCCGGCAGAAACTATTATAGAGGGTCTTTCAACATATAAAGTAACTTTTCAATTCAAATCAGAAGATTCGCGTATTAAGTCTGGAATGACAGCTGATCTTCTGGTTTTAACAGATAAAAGAGAAAATGTTTTAGTTATTCCACAGAGAGCGGTTTTTAATAAAGATGGCCAGTCAGCTGTGAAGGTAATCAGAGATAACGGCGAAACAAATGAGGTTTTTATCCAAACCGGCTTACGTGGCTCTGATGGTAATGTGGAAGTCTTAAGAGGTCTTAATGAGGGGGATAGGATAGTAATTTCTTTTTGA
- a CDS encoding histidine phosphatase family protein, protein MNREKTVYLIRHAQSADNVSAVFQSPESLLSSLGEKQAKIIAGRISKLDFELLVSSPFQRARQTAEEIKINTGKEIEFSDLFIERKKPTSINGKPYEDKTARIIWRDWEKSLYTSGVRVEDGENFDDLIVRADRALEFLSNRKENPIVVVTHGYFLRTIIARVLIGRFLSGEIFRNFQRSAEMENTGLTVLKYRDRFEEKPAWRLWIYNDHAHLAD, encoded by the coding sequence ATGAACCGAGAGAAAACAGTCTATTTAATCCGACACGCCCAAAGTGCTGACAATGTCTCTGCGGTGTTTCAATCTCCCGAGTCGCTTTTAAGTAGTTTGGGAGAAAAGCAGGCAAAAATTATTGCCGGGCGGATTTCTAAACTTGATTTTGAATTACTTGTTTCAAGCCCATTTCAAAGAGCAAGGCAGACAGCTGAGGAGATAAAAATTAACACAGGCAAGGAGATTGAGTTTTCAGATTTGTTTATAGAAAGAAAAAAACCGACAAGTATAAATGGCAAACCATATGAAGACAAAACAGCTAGAATAATTTGGAGAGATTGGGAGAAGAGCTTGTACACCTCTGGGGTGAGAGTGGAAGACGGAGAGAATTTTGATGATTTAATTGTTCGTGCCGACAGAGCTCTAGAATTTCTATCTAATCGGAAAGAAAATCCAATTGTTGTCGTTACCCACGGGTATTTTCTGCGAACGATTATTGCAAGGGTTTTGATAGGAAGATTTCTCTCTGGTGAAATTTTCAGAAATTTTCAAAGGTCCGCAGAGATGGAAAATACAGGGCTGACGGTTTTGAAATATCGCGATAGATTTGAGGAAAAACCAGCGTGGCGTTTGTGGATATATAACGATCACGCGCATTTGGCTGACTGA
- a CDS encoding DUF4430 domain-containing protein — translation MQSFKILFIFIFGLIVGFVLSLTFLNLDLGDRVAQPAEGGLETSLMVDSGERIIVCRTTLEESKNTVFDLLEICAESENFEIDYKTYEGLGVLVNSIAGSPSTESRFWQYWVNNEYAEVSADNFNLEDEDVVLWKLTSY, via the coding sequence ATGCAAAGTTTTAAAATACTATTCATATTTATTTTTGGCCTGATTGTCGGCTTTGTGTTGTCTTTAACTTTTTTAAATTTAGATTTAGGCGATCGAGTAGCACAACCGGCGGAAGGAGGACTTGAAACCAGCTTAATGGTGGATTCTGGAGAGAGAATAATTGTTTGTCGTACAACTTTGGAAGAATCTAAAAATACTGTCTTCGATCTTTTGGAAATATGTGCTGAGTCAGAAAATTTTGAGATAGATTATAAAACCTATGAGGGGTTGGGTGTTTTGGTGAATAGTATCGCCGGATCTCCCTCAACTGAAAGCCGATTTTGGCAATATTGGGTTAATAATGAATATGCCGAAGTATCAGCAGACAATTTTAATTTAGAAGATGAGGATGTCGTGCTTTGGAAACTAACCTCGTATTAG
- a CDS encoding cupredoxin domain-containing protein: MNKTIVVLVVVVLILIVGYLLLTQTVSTPSELETEEMAEGIAEEGMPVEESDTEEMLAEEVRVISMRSGGFFFEPNVFNLKLGQPVRLEITSQGTHTFTLDEWNINVALEEGKVNVIEFTPDTAGTFEFYCAVPGHRESGQVGMIIVE, from the coding sequence ATGAATAAAACTATTGTTGTTCTGGTTGTTGTAGTTCTCATTCTCATTGTGGGCTACCTATTATTAACACAAACTGTTTCAACTCCATCTGAATTAGAAACCGAAGAAATGGCCGAAGGTATTGCTGAAGAGGGAATGCCAGTTGAGGAAAGCGATACTGAAGAAATGTTGGCCGAGGAAGTCAGGGTTATTTCAATGCGCTCCGGTGGGTTTTTCTTTGAACCGAATGTTTTTAATTTAAAATTGGGTCAACCGGTCCGTCTTGAGATCACAAGTCAGGGCACTCACACCTTTACCTTGGACGAGTGGAATATTAACGTTGCTTTGGAAGAAGGTAAAGTCAATGTTATTGAGTTTACTCCAGACACAGCCGGGACTTTTGAATTCTATTGTGCTGTGCCGGGACATCGTGAATCTGGTCAGGTTGGCATGATCATCGTTGAATAG
- a CDS encoding glutaredoxin domain-containing protein, with protein sequence MKEVFVYSTPTCHFCHAAKEFFKANNVPFTDYNVAEDMEKRKEMVEKSGQMGVPVIFIGEEMIIGFDEGKIKNMLGI encoded by the coding sequence ATGAAAGAAGTCTTTGTTTACTCAACCCCAACCTGTCATTTTTGTCACGCCGCCAAGGAATTTTTCAAGGCAAACAATGTGCCTTTTACTGATTATAATGTTGCCGAGGATATGGAGAAGAGAAAAGAGATGGTAGAAAAATCCGGACAAATGGGCGTGCCGGTAATTTTTATCGGCGAAGAAATGATAATCGGCTTTGACGAAGGCAAGATTAAAAATATGTTGGGAATTTAA